AGTAATTATTCTCttggtaattattttattcaaaaaaatcaatacctTGATTCTAGCGAATACAGTTTGGAtcctttttcttgttttcctgATTTTTAGTCATGGAAATTGGGCTTTGGGGCTACATTTTTGAAAGCCAATCAGCAGCCTGCGTTGTACCAATGGCTTGTGAAGCTGAAAAATAGCATACTAGCCAAATGCTCCCTTTACTTTCACTCGACATTAACACAGCAGGCTAGTCCAGGCGAAATGAGGAGCATCATGAGCAAACAGAGCGTCGATTATTATCACAAGTGAGTacaagaaaagagaagatgaatttgaaaaatgtctcGCGgccttttttcatctttattagAAACTCTTCGCCACCATCCATTTGATATACCATCCCAGTAATCGACTCTGGTAAACTTCTTGCAGAATACAAAcctttcaaagaaaatatgatCTTATCGCAGTTCTAATAGTATTTGATGCTAGAGGTGTAAATATGCCCGGTCCTGGATACACCCATCCTAAGCGAGAGAACGATAATACTGAAGAATTCGCCATCATGGTCAGCTGCCCCAGTGTAGGTATCAAATTCGATGCCAGATTcttatcgataaatattttatgcacAATCCTTTGAACAAAGATAGCGTTGAAGCTGTGACAGTGCGCATTTTTTATACTATAAATTGTCACACTAGGTTTACATGCAAAAGCCTTGTATGCACTGGAACAGCATAAGTAAAGCTATGAACGAGCGGCATGCCGACCTCCTCTCTATGGATAAGATCATCTATACTAAAAGTCTGAAGGTAAAATTATCGCGTAATTTTCAGATCATGCGTTATATTACTGAATTTTGGATGTTTAGGATCTCTGCACTTATGCGATGAACAACATCGATCCACGCACAACTTTAGTAGTCGTATTCGACACAAACAAACATCGTGACAAGGATGCTCATGTGGTAACTTTTATGCATGAATTGTGCGCCCAGCTCAGATGTAGCAAGGTTTATGAGAGCCTGAAATTATCTAAGTGAAAAAAGTAACCGCAGAGGAGCAAAGACTATTCGTGTTTGAATTTCAGTATCGTTCACTATCTTGGTACTTTTTAGTTATTCGCATATTTTTGATGGGCCTTTGTGGTCAGATGTACGAAAATCAGCTGTAACTCATATTCCAATCTTAATATCTACTGGATTAATGATTCTAGTTTTGTACAGGAAGCATAAATGATCGCCGGTAAAGATCACTGCGCATATATTATTCTTTATACGTGAACGTAATTTAAAATATGTTCAACTATACTACTGTCGATGACTCGTAGATACGAGTAGAGGTCagaagtacatatgtataaacaaACAACGTATTCCTCCAAAGAttacgtattttatttctatatcaATTCCCTTGTTGCCAAGTGGCTCCAAAGTCCATAATTACAAGTTTATTTTACCTACGACTAATAACCAGCTGATCTGGGCGCTATAAAATTCTCTGCACATAACGTCATCTCATTGTGTGCGGTAGACTACCTTGCCACAAACTCTATGTAGAGCACGATAGATGTAGACTActgagacaaaaaaatggcTTCGTTCGAGCGCATCAAAATAAATCTGAACTCCAAAGGTTCACCAAAAGGTCGGGCTgctgataaaatatattttcattcagaaataaatattcttaAAAGCATTGAAATTCAATGGGAGTGTCCAGCGGCGCGGAAAGCCCTCCGGGTTTCACGTGATTCCCCCACTGATTCCCGCTGAAACTTGAACGGAGTGGTCAATTCCGTATAAAATTCTCGTCCGGAGGTACAGGGCCACCAGTCGCACGGTTCGAGTCGAAGGCTGATGAAATAATATCGTACTGCAACTACACaatgaaaacttttatttttctgctcgTGGCCGTAATTGCGGCTGTCCATGCCACGGTTTTGATTCCCGCTGGGTTAGATCCCGAAGAATGGAATAATTACAAGGTATAGGTATTGAGTTGTAACTGCATTTTGGAAATAGATCATTTGAAAtgtgtttggaaaaataatggaatGTTATGCTTTCACGATCTTTTGAGATGATTTGACCTCAATTTCTAGGCAACTTATAACAAATCATACGCGGACGATGCGGAGGAAGAAATGAGAATAGGACTTTACCtcaaatcgaaggaaaaagttGCAAAACATAATGCGGACTTCGAGAAGGGTCTCCACTCCTATACGCTTGGTATAAATCAGTTCTCAGACCAGGTAAGCGCAAATCTAATAATGTTCAATAAGTAATAACGTCAATTAAaagattttattataaaatgacAACACAAACCTTTGTAGACTGCTGACGAATTTCGGAATACTTTGAATCCACACTTGGGTCTTGCGAGCCGAGCCAAAGGTAAAGCTGCTGCTCAGCAAGCGCCATGAAACCAACGATAAACTACCAACGcacaacaattttttctcatatcacATGTTACAGAATATTCTACTTCATCTGTTATCAATATTTGTTACTTCaatttaatgttttttaaatcttcttatttttaagaaacgatcgaaaataattttacgccTTCCCCTCGAccgatccttttttttatgcatCCAAATTTTGAATTGACAATCAGCTGTCATTTACTTCGTTTTTCGTCTGTCATGGCGACGACCTTCCCTATCGTCTACAAGCAGCTGGGTTTTAAATACATTTCCGGCTAAcgaagtgaaagaaagaaaaaaaaattcgttacccaaaagttatattttattaaacaacgcgctagaaaataaaataataaaatatatcgcaGCTACATCTGTTAACCACTGCTCGAgtgaattaataaattgattaatttactCAAGTGCAGATGGACAACAGAATGAAGCTGCGGAAATTAATACGCAACCGAATGTCACGAGCCTCGGTTTCTGGCACAAAGCATAAACAGTGCAAAAAGAAACAGGCTGTTAAAGCTAGGAAATGCATGTGTCTTCCATCCAATTATGCCTTAGTCGAATTCCCCATCGTATGGTCCGAACTGAGGTACCGAAAAagtaatgtaaaaaaaagacaaaaatttatgaactcGTTTTGAATTCTTCTTTAGAGCTAATCAGCAACTTTGCGACGGTGCGATAAGATGCGCAAGAGATCAGCTATTTCCCGTCCATCGTGCGATTCTGTCGGCAGTCAGTCCTTATTTCAAAGTACTTTTTACGAACAGTTTGAAAGGCGGCAAAACGGAAACTACGGAGGTTGTTATAAACCGCGTGcccggtgaaattttcagtcTTATTCTTGATTACGCTTACACGGGTACGTGCAACGTGACATCTGAAAATGTTGAGCAGCTTTTACCGCTTGCTGATCAATTCGAAGTACTTGGCGTTATTCAAATTTGCTGCTTGTTTTTACTTCAGGAATTGAGGCCAGAAAATTGTTTAGGTAATTATCACGGATAGTTTGCGATCGTGCGTACTTCATAATGATCTGAAAATACCAATAATCTTGATTCACagggattttcaaatttgcacGCCACTATTTCTGCCGTGATCTTGAGGAGAAAGGACGCAAATACATACGGCATAATTTCAAGCAAATTTTACAAGAAAGCGGAGAATTCAGAGACCTTTCTTGCGAAGAATTACAATTGGTCCTACAGGATGACGAGCTCAATGTGAGAAATGAAGAATTGGTATTTGAGGCGATTAAAACTTGGGTCGAATCGAACCCTGGAGAACGGAAATCTGCGCTACCAATACTTTTTAAATGCATCCGGTTCGGGCTCATGAACTATAAATTCTATAGGAATAATATTCTCAAGTGGAAATTCGTCGAAGATGACAAGGTGAGCTTACTCATATTTATTACCTATTTATCAGTACCGTTTCTTTTCTGAGCTAGAGGATAATATAATGAGTTTTCGTCATCTCGTTACGTTTAGGAGTGTCAGCAGGTTCTGTTTCCGGCTAGTGTATTCCTTGCGGAACAAGATGCGCGACACGGAGGGGAagtagatttgaaaaatccctTAACACGCCCCCGAATACCATACGAAATTCTATTTGCGATTGGAGGCTGGAGCGCTGGATCCCCGACAAGTTTTGTTGAAACTTACGACACGAGGTGAGCGAGGCTAGCTGGGCTAAGACCTCATGAAATTAAGACTATTCAAAATTAAGACAATCCGTTGAAATTCTTTCTTCCAGAGCTGATAGGTGGTTCCTTTCAGTGAACACGGATGTGACACCTCGAGCATACCACGGACTATGTACTCTAAATAATGTGATATATATGATCGGAGGATTCGATGGAAACGAACATTTCAACACCGTCCGTTGCTTCGACCCTGTGACAAAGGAATGGAGAGAAAGAGCTTGCATGTATCATGCACGTTGCTATGTCAGTGTTTGCACTCACGGTGAGGCCAACAGGACTACcccatttattttatcactttTAAGGAAACTCCTTACAAGAATTTGTTCCAAAACTTGTTGGGTTTAAATCTTTGGGTAACCAGAAAAATCATTCCACAGGAGGCAAAATCTATGCACTTGGAGGGTACAATGGACGGACACGGATGAGTTCGGGAGAGCGTTACGAACCCCATAGAAATCAGTGGGAAATGATACCCTCTATGCATCGTCAGCGTTCTGATGCAAGCGCAGCAGCTCTCCAGGATAAAATCTACATTGTCGGTGGATTTAATGGACAGGAAGTCCTCAGCTCGGCAGAAGTTTTTGACGTAGAGACGAGCCAGTGGAGTTTCATTCATTCCATGACTAGTCCACGGTCTGGTGTCTCTTTAGTGGCATTCCGAGACAGCCTTTATGCTCTTGGTGGATTCAACGGCTTCACGAGACTCAGTTCAGGTAAACATGATTGACATTGCATCTGCGTTGACCGACGAGATACaataagttttttcttctgccaGGATTCAACAAAACTTGGGAAAACTTATAGATGTGCTACTCTTTTGGTTCCAGGTGAACGATACAATCCTAATCACTCGGCAGATTGGCATGAGGTTACGGAAATGTTCAGCCCACGTAGCAATTTTGCCACAGTTATCCTAGACGACATGATTTTCGTTATCGGCGGTTTTAATGGTAAATCATTCattatttctaaaattttagCCAATTTCGAGTAGAACTCCAGTCaaggattcaaatttttagtgAAATTGTTGGAGCTGAACGTGGTGTAGGAAAAGAATGAGTGTATACGGTGTATAAAGTAAGCAGGTGCCGTTACAGGATCGACGACGATTTCGTACGTCGAGTGTTATGACGCTGATAGCAACGAGTGGTACGACGCATCACCTATGAATTTGAACAGGAGTGCTCTGAGCGCCTGTGTTATTGCCGGTCTCGTCAACGCCCGGGAGTATTCGTACCTCAGCAAGGCCCGCAATCTAGGTCAAGGTCGGTTTAAATTTTTACCTACTTCAGACATGATGGATTTTATCTGGTGTGCCTGGTGCATTTCCCAATTTTTGTTTGACGAGTCATTTGATTCGATTATGACTAGGTCAAGCGATAACGCAGAATCCAAGCAAGCCAGATCAAGGTGGCGAAGGACCTGAAGTAATATACGCTGAGGCACCCAGTGACGAGCCGCCATTTATCGATGAAGCGCGTCTCCTGAATGAAGGGGGTCCCATCAATGGAATAGCTGAAGGTGGTGCTATTCTCGAAAATCAGGAAGAGATGCCACAGGCCGACCCTCTCGATCTCTATCAAGAAGTTGATTAGTCGATCGTCAAAGCTATAGCAACGAAagaggatcgaaaaaaatggtaaaatcgTCTTGGATCGAGTACCGATAGAAAATTCAACTGTTGTGTAGCACAAACAAATTTATAGTCAATGCTGTGCAAAGGTAATGTATGCTGTACAAAATCTGAGACCACGACTAAAAGTATTGAcaaattgacaaatttttaaaacggatatttttaaatctctatacgtgtgtattataggtatgtatgatttgaatttttgtacgCAATTACAAGTTTATTACTGTATATCGGGGAATTTAAATGCAGCTCGAGGAATTATTTTACTATTAAAATTCTCCCATTTTCGATCAAAAGCTGTTTATTGGCCGCCGTTACATCGTCACCTTTTTGACCACCACCGACTCCGATCGTCACcatcgatttcttttcttttagaGATGAATATAAAGTATTTATCCTctggaatattttatattttcatttctttgttt
This region of Athalia rosae chromosome 7, iyAthRosa1.1, whole genome shotgun sequence genomic DNA includes:
- the LOC105688006 gene encoding kelch-like protein 10 isoform X3, with protein sequence MDNRMKLRKLIRNRMSRASVSGTKHKQCKKKQAVKARKCMCLPSNYALVEFPIVWSELRANQQLCDGAIRCARDQLFPVHRAILSAVSPYFKVLFTNSLKGGKTETTEVVINRVPGEIFSLILDYAYTGTCNVTSENVEQLLPLADQFEVLGVIQICCLFLLQELRPENCLGIFKFARHYFCRDLEEKGRKYIRHNFKQILQESGEFRDLSCEELQLVLQDDELNVRNEELVFEAIKTWVESNPGERKSALPILFKCIRFGLMNYKFYRNNILKWKFVEDDKECQQVLFPASVFLAEQDARHGGEVDLKNPLTRPRIPYEILFAIGGWSAGSPTSFVETYDTRADRWFLSVNTDVTPRAYHGLCTLNNVIYMIGGFDGNEHFNTVRCFDPVTKEWRERACMYHARCYVSVCTHGGKIYALGGYNGRTRMSSGERYEPHRNQWEMIPSMHRQRSDASAAALQDKIYIVGGFNGQEVLSSAEVFDVETSQWSFIHSMTSPRSGVSLVAFRDSLYALGGFNGFTRLSSGERYNPNHSADWHEVTEMFSPRSNFATVILDDMIFVIGGFNVKLLELNVV
- the LOC105688006 gene encoding kelch-like protein 10 isoform X1, coding for MDNRMKLRKLIRNRMSRASVSGTKHKQCKKKQAVKARKCMCLPSNYALVEFPIVWSELRANQQLCDGAIRCARDQLFPVHRAILSAVSPYFKVLFTNSLKGGKTETTEVVINRVPGEIFSLILDYAYTGTCNVTSENVEQLLPLADQFEVLGVIQICCLFLLQELRPENCLGIFKFARHYFCRDLEEKGRKYIRHNFKQILQESGEFRDLSCEELQLVLQDDELNVRNEELVFEAIKTWVESNPGERKSALPILFKCIRFGLMNYKFYRNNILKWKFVEDDKECQQVLFPASVFLAEQDARHGGEVDLKNPLTRPRIPYEILFAIGGWSAGSPTSFVETYDTRADRWFLSVNTDVTPRAYHGLCTLNNVIYMIGGFDGNEHFNTVRCFDPVTKEWRERACMYHARCYVSVCTHGGKIYALGGYNGRTRMSSGERYEPHRNQWEMIPSMHRQRSDASAAALQDKIYIVGGFNGQEVLSSAEVFDVETSQWSFIHSMTSPRSGVSLVAFRDSLYALGGFNGFTRLSSGERYNPNHSADWHEVTEMFSPRSNFATVILDDMIFVIGGFNGAVTGSTTISYVECYDADSNEWYDASPMNLNRSALSACVIAGLVNAREYSYLSKARNLGQGQAITQNPSKPDQGGEGPEVIYAEAPSDEPPFIDEARLLNEGGPINGIAEGGAILENQEEMPQADPLDLYQEVD
- the LOC105688006 gene encoding kelch-like protein 10 isoform X2; this translates as MDNRMKLRKLIRNRMSRASVSGTKHKQCKKKQAVKARKCMCLPSNYALVEFPIVWSELRANQQLCDGAIRCARDQLFPVHRAILSAVSPYFKVLFTNSLKGGKTETTEVVINRVPGEIFSLILDYAYTGTCNVTSENVEQLLPLADQFEVLGVIQICCLFLLQELRPENCLGIFKFARHYFCRDLEEKGRKYIRHNFKQILQESGEFRDLSCEELQLVLQDDELNVRNEELVFEAIKTWVESNPGERKSALPILFKCIRFGLMNYKFYRNNILKWKFVEDDKECQQVLFPASVFLAEQDARHGGEVDLKNPLTRPRIPYEILFAIGGWSAGSPTSFVETYDTRADRWFLSVNTDVTPRAYHGLCTLNNVIYMIGGFDGNEHFNTVRCFDPVTKEWRERACMYHARCYVSVCTHGGKIYALGGYNGRTRMSSGERYEPHRNQWEMIPSMHRQRSDASAAALQDKIYIVGGFNGQEVLSSAEVFDVETSQWSFIHSMTSPRSGVSLVAFRDSLYALGGFNGFTRLSSGERYNPNHSADWHEVTEMFSPRSNFATVILDDMIFVIGGFNGSTTISYVECYDADSNEWYDASPMNLNRSALSACVIAGLVNAREYSYLSKARNLGQGQAITQNPSKPDQGGEGPEVIYAEAPSDEPPFIDEARLLNEGGPINGIAEGGAILENQEEMPQADPLDLYQEVD